A portion of the Acidisoma sp. PAMC 29798 genome contains these proteins:
- a CDS encoding purine-nucleoside phosphorylase has product MTVRQWLGAIAATAVAAIGATSASAQTATPLPVKVMIVSMFGPEGGVWLSHRDLKRTIAVPGLSPDYPDVHCGPDGVCLITTGMGHTNAAASIAALVFSGKFDLRHSYWLVAGIAGIDPHEGTLGSAAWAHYVVDWGLQWELDAREAPKDWPSGYLGINTKSPSQKPPLDYRTEVYTLNAALLDKALALSKDVTLADSPEAQTARAAYPAPANQPPHVIQCDTLAGDTWFSGTHLGERAEAWTKLLTDGHGIYCTTQQEDNATYEVLKRATAAGLADDQRVAVLRTGSDFDRPAPGGSDVANLLNYQAQGGFMPAITNLYRAGNPLVQDIVTNWAEWQTAVPTP; this is encoded by the coding sequence ATGACGGTTCGACAATGGCTCGGCGCGATTGCCGCCACAGCGGTCGCCGCGATCGGCGCGACTTCGGCGTCGGCCCAGACTGCGACACCGCTACCCGTGAAGGTCATGATCGTGTCCATGTTCGGGCCGGAGGGCGGCGTCTGGCTGTCTCACCGTGACCTGAAACGAACGATCGCGGTGCCGGGACTCTCGCCCGACTATCCAGACGTGCATTGCGGGCCAGACGGCGTCTGCCTGATCACGACCGGCATGGGGCATACCAACGCCGCCGCCTCGATTGCGGCGCTCGTATTCTCGGGAAAGTTCGACCTGCGCCACAGCTATTGGCTGGTCGCGGGCATCGCCGGCATCGATCCGCATGAAGGCACGCTCGGCTCCGCCGCTTGGGCGCACTACGTCGTCGATTGGGGTCTGCAATGGGAACTCGACGCGCGGGAGGCGCCGAAGGATTGGCCGTCCGGCTATCTGGGCATCAACACCAAAAGCCCGAGCCAGAAGCCGCCGCTCGATTACCGGACCGAGGTCTACACCCTGAACGCGGCGCTGCTCGACAAAGCCCTCGCCCTGTCCAAGGATGTGACGCTCGCGGACAGCCCCGAGGCGCAGACGGCGCGTGCCGCTTATCCCGCGCCCGCCAACCAGCCGCCGCACGTCATCCAATGCGATACGCTGGCCGGCGACACTTGGTTCTCCGGCACGCATCTGGGCGAACGCGCGGAAGCCTGGACCAAGCTGCTGACGGATGGGCATGGCATCTATTGCACCACGCAGCAGGAAGACAACGCGACCTATGAGGTCCTGAAGCGGGCGACCGCCGCCGGCCTGGCGGATGATCAGCGCGTGGCGGTTCTGCGCACGGGGTCCGATTTCGACCGCCCTGCCCCCGGCGGCAGCGACGTGGCCAATCTTCTGAACTATCAGGCCCAGGGCGGCTTCATGCCGGCGATCACTAATCTGTATCGCGCCGGCAATCCCTTGGTGCAGGACATCGTCACCAATTGGGCGGAGTGGCAGACTGCGGTGCCGACGCCATAA
- a CDS encoding type II toxin-antitoxin system RatA family toxin produces MPRYSEQKRVAYSPEQMFDLVADVGKYPQFLPWCVGARIRSHTDEELVADLTIGFGPFRESFTSRVKLEHPHTIEVHYENGPFRYLNNRWRFEPDHAGCSIDFFVDFEFRSKVLQMAIGSVFAEAVRRMVYAFLKRARDVYGPPAATIKVVPIPVKG; encoded by the coding sequence ATGCCGCGCTACTCGGAGCAAAAGCGGGTGGCCTATTCGCCCGAGCAGATGTTCGATCTGGTGGCGGATGTAGGCAAATATCCGCAGTTCCTGCCCTGGTGCGTCGGCGCGCGCATTCGCAGCCATACGGATGAGGAACTGGTCGCGGATCTGACCATCGGCTTTGGTCCGTTCCGGGAGAGCTTCACCAGCCGGGTGAAGCTGGAGCATCCGCATACCATAGAAGTGCATTATGAGAATGGGCCGTTCCGCTACCTCAACAATCGGTGGCGGTTCGAGCCGGACCATGCGGGCTGCTCGATCGACTTCTTCGTGGACTTCGAGTTTCGCAGCAAAGTTCTGCAAATGGCGATCGGTTCGGTCTTCGCCGAGGCCGTGCGCCGCATGGTCTACGCCTTCCTCAAGCGGGCGCGGGATGTCTATGGCCCGCCCGCCGCGACCATCAAGGTGGTGCCGATCCCAGTTAAGGGTTGA
- the eutC gene encoding ethanolamine ammonia-lyase subunit EutC, which produces MSEVDRFAHIRGFTAARIGLGRSGPGIATADHLAFRAAHALARDAVNTSLDLDAMAAGLAPLGLPVVAVESRAPDQARYLTRPDLGRRLNEVSVAALQAQAKGEEIVVLVAGGLSALATASHAADLLGLLVPALRRAGRGIGPICIAPRGRVALGDEVGALLGARLVLVLIGERPGLSSPDSLGAYLTLAPRLGLTDADRNCISNIRPEGMVLAEAARRIGWLIDQAMTRGISGVTLKDDSDRVLVANTAPSLVLGASAGG; this is translated from the coding sequence ATGAGCGAGGTCGATCGCTTCGCCCATATTCGCGGTTTCACGGCGGCGCGAATCGGCCTCGGCCGCAGCGGACCGGGCATCGCGACGGCCGATCATCTCGCCTTCCGCGCCGCCCATGCGCTGGCGCGGGATGCGGTGAACACCAGCCTCGATCTCGACGCCATGGCCGCCGGGCTGGCGCCGCTCGGCCTGCCGGTGGTGGCGGTGGAAAGCCGCGCGCCGGACCAGGCCCGCTATCTCACGCGGCCGGATCTCGGCCGCCGCCTGAATGAGGTCTCGGTCGCTGCCCTGCAGGCCCAGGCGAAGGGCGAGGAGATTGTCGTTCTCGTCGCGGGCGGGCTTTCTGCTCTCGCGACGGCGAGCCATGCGGCGGATTTGCTCGGCCTGTTGGTGCCGGCCCTGCGGCGCGCCGGCCGCGGTATTGGGCCGATTTGCATCGCCCCGCGCGGTCGCGTCGCCTTGGGCGATGAGGTCGGCGCGCTGCTCGGTGCGCGGCTGGTTCTGGTGCTGATCGGGGAGCGCCCAGGATTGTCCTCGCCCGACAGCCTCGGCGCTTATCTCACGCTCGCGCCGCGCCTGGGGCTGACGGATGCGGATCGAAACTGCATCTCCAACATTCGGCCCGAAGGCATGGTGCTGGCCGAGGCCGCGCGGCGGATCGGTTGGCTGATCGACCAGGCGATGACGCGGGGCATCAGCGGCGTCACGCTCAAGGACGACAGCGACCGGGTGTTGGTGGCGAATACCGCACCGTCGTTGGTGTTGGGCGCGTCGGCTGGCGGATAG
- a CDS encoding ethanolamine ammonia-lyase subunit EutB, which translates to MFGHAVGGTRYTFPDLRALMARATPHRSGDVLAGVAAGSMAERVAAQMALADLPLRHFLQESVVPYEQDEVTRLIIDRHDPVAFAPVAALTVGGLRDWLLSDEADGTALAALSAGLTPEMVAAVAKICRIQDLILIAAKRRVTTRFRDTIGLPGRLASRLQPNHPTDDPKGILASIVDGLLLGCGDAVIGINPASDSPQRVHDLLSMLDDLRQRLEVPTQSCVLTHVTTAIGLMEGGTPVDLVFQSIGGTEATNTSFGFGLSTLREAHEAALSLKRGTVGTDVMYFETGQGSALSADAHHGCDQQTIEARAYAVAREFSPLLVNTVVGFIGPEYLYDGKEIIRAGLEDHFCAKLLGVPMGCDVCYTNHAEADQDDMDVLMTSLAAAGLTFIMGVPGADDVMLGYQSTSFHDVLALRQMLALKPAPEFEAWLARVGLTDHAGRVRPLDMPERFQRLLAAA; encoded by the coding sequence ATGTTTGGCCATGCCGTCGGCGGAACGCGATACACCTTCCCAGATTTGCGCGCCCTCATGGCGCGGGCGACTCCGCACCGCTCGGGCGATGTCCTGGCGGGGGTCGCGGCGGGCAGCATGGCCGAGCGCGTGGCCGCCCAAATGGCCCTGGCGGACCTGCCGCTCCGCCATTTCCTGCAGGAAAGCGTGGTGCCCTATGAGCAGGATGAGGTTACGCGCCTGATCATAGACCGCCACGACCCGGTGGCCTTCGCGCCTGTTGCGGCGCTGACCGTCGGCGGATTGCGGGACTGGCTGCTGTCCGATGAGGCGGATGGCACCGCCCTCGCAGCACTCTCCGCCGGGCTGACGCCGGAAATGGTCGCGGCGGTCGCGAAAATCTGCCGCATCCAGGATCTCATCCTCATCGCCGCCAAGCGGCGGGTGACGACGCGCTTCCGTGACACCATCGGCCTGCCGGGGCGGCTCGCCTCGCGGTTGCAGCCCAATCACCCGACCGACGACCCCAAGGGCATCCTCGCCAGCATCGTGGACGGTCTGCTGCTGGGCTGCGGCGACGCCGTCATCGGCATCAACCCGGCGTCGGACAGTCCGCAGCGGGTGCATGACCTGCTGTCGATGCTCGACGATCTGCGCCAACGGCTGGAAGTGCCGACGCAAAGCTGCGTGCTGACGCATGTCACCACGGCCATCGGGCTGATGGAGGGCGGCACGCCCGTCGATCTCGTCTTCCAGTCGATTGGCGGGACGGAGGCGACCAATACCAGCTTCGGCTTCGGGCTCTCGACCTTGCGGGAGGCGCATGAAGCGGCCCTGTCCCTCAAGCGCGGCACCGTCGGCACGGATGTCATGTATTTTGAGACGGGGCAGGGCAGCGCGCTGTCCGCCGATGCGCATCATGGCTGCGACCAGCAGACCATCGAGGCGCGCGCCTATGCGGTCGCGCGGGAATTCTCGCCACTTCTGGTCAATACGGTCGTGGGCTTCATCGGGCCGGAATATCTCTATGACGGGAAGGAGATCATCCGCGCCGGCTTGGAGGATCATTTTTGCGCCAAGCTGCTCGGCGTGCCGATGGGCTGCGACGTCTGTTACACCAATCATGCCGAAGCGGATCAGGACGACATGGACGTGCTCATGACGTCGCTGGCGGCCGCTGGCCTCACCTTCATCATGGGCGTGCCGGGCGCGGACGATGTCATGCTCGGTTACCAGAGCACGAGCTTTCATGACGTGCTGGCCCTGCGACAGATGCTGGCCCTGAAGCCGGCACCGGAATTCGAGGCATGGTTGGCGCGCGTGGGCCTGACGGACCATGCCGGCCGCGTGCGGCCGCTCGACATGCCGGAACGGTTCCAAAGACTGCTGGCGGCGGCATGA
- a CDS encoding energy transducer TonB codes for MTSPRRMPTLTPTNGRRVPLVPSRRVQRARNALAWAGGMSLGLHALIIVALIVQFPDTPPQEAPAAPSVDVVFESGAKKATAPAVKKGVAQQARQAAPKGEKATEAPRVAQAAPRPEPTPPPPIPFVKPTPPPKPAPQPPQPKPVEKPVPSPPPKPAPLPPRPMPPAPPLPVVKLPPPLPAPPVPAPPIPAPAPPAPPPPPSVDTSQAQMNVPMPTLPPFSLPMLPPPPLPLPPAPPQPTRTAQRNPSRSRSALGGTVMNGMSFNGGGSLSGGTGRGLNTSLGQAEQVDADPTTVLKGDVGSDWIATLDKWVQDNTYYPPFAAENGQQGDVLVQFTVERDGTVSRFALVNGSHYPLLNQAFLGIFRNAKVPPLPTSMKDNQAIIQFKMQFVLIH; via the coding sequence ATGACGAGCCCGCGGCGGATGCCGACCCTGACGCCGACCAACGGCCGCCGCGTTCCGCTTGTGCCCTCCCGCCGCGTGCAGCGCGCGCGCAACGCGCTCGCCTGGGCAGGCGGCATGTCCCTCGGGCTGCATGCGCTGATCATCGTGGCCCTGATCGTGCAGTTCCCCGACACGCCGCCACAGGAAGCGCCGGCAGCACCAAGTGTCGACGTGGTGTTCGAGAGTGGGGCGAAGAAGGCCACAGCGCCAGCGGTGAAGAAGGGCGTCGCTCAGCAAGCCCGACAGGCGGCTCCGAAGGGCGAGAAAGCGACGGAGGCGCCCCGCGTGGCGCAAGCTGCACCGCGGCCTGAGCCGACCCCGCCGCCGCCGATCCCATTCGTCAAACCGACGCCCCCACCTAAACCCGCGCCTCAGCCGCCCCAGCCCAAGCCGGTTGAGAAACCTGTGCCGTCGCCGCCGCCCAAGCCGGCGCCTCTGCCACCTCGGCCGATGCCGCCCGCGCCGCCATTGCCAGTGGTCAAATTGCCGCCGCCCTTGCCCGCGCCACCGGTACCAGCGCCACCGATCCCCGCGCCGGCGCCACCCGCGCCACCGCCGCCGCCGTCCGTAGATACATCTCAGGCTCAGATGAACGTGCCGATGCCGACCCTGCCGCCCTTCTCTTTGCCCATGCTACCGCCGCCGCCACTGCCGCTGCCGCCCGCGCCACCGCAGCCGACGCGCACCGCCCAACGCAATCCGTCACGGTCGCGCAGCGCGCTGGGCGGCACGGTCATGAACGGAATGTCCTTCAATGGCGGTGGCAGCCTGTCCGGCGGCACCGGTCGTGGGTTGAACACCTCACTGGGGCAGGCCGAACAGGTCGATGCCGATCCAACAACCGTGCTCAAGGGCGACGTGGGCTCCGATTGGATCGCCACGTTAGACAAGTGGGTGCAGGACAATACCTACTACCCGCCCTTCGCGGCGGAGAACGGACAGCAAGGCGATGTCCTTGTGCAGTTCACCGTCGAACGAGACGGCACCGTCAGTCGCTTCGCCCTCGTGAACGGCTCACACTATCCGCTCCTCAACCAGGCCTTCCTTGGGATCTTTCGGAACGCGAAGGTGCCACCGCTGCCGACCTCCATGAAAGACAATCAGGCGATCATTCAGTTCAAGATGCAGTTCGTGCTGATACATTGA
- a CDS encoding YggT family protein, translated as MGAASPFIDVVFWLVQKVITLYIWAIILAAVFSTLASFGVLDSRNRLVWSVMDFLERVTAPVLNPIRRIIPFLGNIDLSPLIAILLLGALQRLLGQLYMRMVMTGSAF; from the coding sequence ATGGGTGCCGCGTCCCCGTTTATCGATGTGGTCTTCTGGCTCGTTCAAAAGGTGATCACCCTCTACATCTGGGCCATCATCCTCGCGGCCGTCTTCAGCACCTTGGCGTCCTTCGGCGTGCTCGACAGCCGCAACCGGCTGGTCTGGTCGGTGATGGACTTCCTGGAGCGAGTCACCGCCCCGGTGCTCAATCCGATTCGCCGGATCATTCCCTTCCTCGGGAATATCGACCTCAGCCCGCTGATCGCGATTCTGCTGCTCGGCGCGCTTCAGCGCCTGCTCGGCCAGCTCTATATGCGGATGGTGATGACCGGCAGCGCCTTCTGA
- the lipA gene encoding lipoyl synthase, with the protein MATRVLIDHRQGGALRHPEKAHRPDNPIARKPDWIRVRAPNHPTYHETRALMRENKLVTVCEEAACPNIGECWSQRHATMMIMGDTCTRACAFCNIRTGLPDALDADEPARVADAVAKLGLRHVVITSVDRDDLTDGGARHFFQVIRAIRAAAPGTTIEVLTPDFLRKPGAVEIVAEAAPDVFNHNLETVPRLYPTIRPGARYFQSLRLLDQVKMLNPTIFTKSGMMVGLGEARPEVGQVMDDLRIADVDFLTLGQYLQPTAKHAAVASFVTPDEFADYATLARAKGFLMVSATPLTRSSYHADKDFAALRDARAAKLAGGAYQAAAD; encoded by the coding sequence ATGGCGACGCGGGTTCTCATAGACCACCGCCAGGGGGGCGCCCTGCGCCACCCCGAAAAGGCGCATCGACCGGATAATCCCATCGCGCGCAAGCCCGACTGGATCCGGGTTCGCGCGCCCAATCACCCGACCTATCACGAGACCCGCGCCCTGATGCGGGAAAACAAGCTCGTCACGGTTTGCGAGGAAGCCGCCTGCCCGAATATCGGGGAGTGCTGGTCCCAGCGCCATGCGACCATGATGATCATGGGCGATACCTGCACGCGCGCCTGCGCCTTTTGCAACATTCGCACGGGCCTGCCGGATGCCTTGGACGCCGATGAGCCGGCGCGGGTGGCGGATGCCGTTGCCAAGCTCGGCCTGCGCCATGTCGTAATCACCTCCGTCGATCGGGATGACCTGACTGATGGTGGCGCGCGGCACTTTTTTCAGGTCATCCGCGCCATCCGGGCGGCGGCGCCGGGCACGACGATCGAGGTGTTGACGCCGGACTTCCTGCGCAAGCCGGGCGCCGTGGAAATCGTGGCCGAGGCCGCGCCGGATGTTTTCAACCACAATCTGGAAACGGTGCCGCGGCTCTATCCCACCATCCGGCCGGGTGCGCGTTACTTTCAGTCCCTGCGTCTGCTCGATCAGGTGAAGATGCTCAACCCGACGATCTTCACCAAGTCCGGCATGATGGTCGGCCTGGGGGAGGCGCGGCCGGAAGTGGGGCAGGTGATGGACGATCTGCGCATCGCGGATGTCGATTTCCTGACGCTCGGCCAATACCTCCAGCCGACGGCCAAGCACGCGGCGGTGGCGAGCTTCGTGACGCCGGATGAATTCGCGGATTACGCGACCCTGGCGCGCGCGAAGGGGTTCCTGATGGTCTCGGCGACGCCGCTGACGCGCAGTTCCTATCATGCCGACAAGGATTTCGCGGCGCTGCGCGATGCGCGGGCGGCGAAGCTGGCTGGTGGCGCCTATCAAGCTGCAGCAGACTGA